GTTACCAATTCTGTGATTATGACACCCAAACTGTATATGTCACACTTGAATGAAGTTTTGCCATCTTTCTCGTATTCTGGAGCGAGATATCCTCTGCAATAAAATACAATAGTGTGATGCATTATGACACAAAGTAAATGTGGGGCTGTAATGATAGAAACTGTAAATAATGGTCCTTGTAGCTTACGGTGTTCCAAAACGTTGACCCGTAGTATGCGACATTTCATTTGATCTTGACAACCCAAAATCAGTAATTTTTGGAACCATATGATCATCAAGTAATATATTTGGCGGTTTAAGATCCATATGAATAAAAAAAATTCCTCGTGAAGATAACACAGACCCTTGCAAATTCCAGAGATTATTGCATAACGTGGTTCCCATTCAAGTCCCCTTAATTCATCTGTAGAATAATAAATACACAAAAAGGTAAGAAGTTATGTTAAACTTCATACTGAGCAACGATGGAACATTTTAGATGCAAGTCTGTCACTAAGGTTGCTCTGGACTTGAAAACTGAGCACTAGTCCAGGCAGTAAGGTAAAGAAGTAATAAAGAAGAGCTGCATCAATTGCAATAAGACCTTACAAGTAATATGCTTATCAAGACATCCATTGCGGATGTACTCAAAACAGAGCAATCTTTCTCTTACGCTTACAAGGTTAATTTCTCCCGCCTCTTTTCTCGATGTATGATGTGTATTAGAACAGAAGCCAAGAAACCGGACTACATTTTGATAGTTGGTGTTCATCAGGCTATTAAACTCACGGCGAAATGACACGTCATCAATTGTGATTTGGTTGACTTCAATCCTCTTGACAGCAACAATAATCCCATTTTGGAGTTCACCCTATTAGTCAGCATTTAAATGATGGTCAGCTTACAATACCAAAACAGCAGGTGAGTTTCCTGCTGTAATTTTAACAATAAATGCAAGTTCTTAATATTAAAGGATACGGAACAAAATAAGATGAATAGGTGGTACTTTTTTTTATCGAACTAGCGACATTATACTGAACTTCATATCTTTATGTATGTTCTCAATGGTGAACTGTACCTTGTAAACCGCTCCAAATCCACCCTGACCAATTTTTCTGTCGTCGGAGAAATCGTTCGTGATGCTTTGTAAGAGTGCTAATGGCAGATCCTTGGGTTCCTCGTCTCCATTGAGTATACGCTCCAGCAGGGTTTCGTCCCCCATTCAGAACTAGCTACACGGTGTTATTCAGAACTAAAACATGAAAACAAATTAGTTTACTTGAGGCAAAGAGGCCTGCAGAAATTGGTACCTGCTAGAGATTTAGTCCAATACTGCATCTGTACTTAGTGGTCTAGTAGGAAGCACGAAGTGGAACTGCTCCAATCGATGCCTGCACAAGCAAAAACACACCTCTTACGGTTAGTGTTGCAAAAAGGGGGATACAACAGAAGAGAAAAGAGAGGAGGGGAAAGGGCAGGCATACCCATTGCAGAAGCAGAAGCTGAAGCTGAAGCTCAAGGAGATAGCCGCGTTGTGCGCCAATGAAAGGAAGAGGAAGGGACAATGTTAGCAGCTAGGCGAAACGACGACAGGTAGCCGTTGTTTTCCTCTCGCCCCAACATGTGCGCTGCTTGGCGACGGCTGGCTGACTCTAGAAGCACAAGGAGGTTggcggcaaggaggaagaaggagaggcgACATGAACAGCTAG
This portion of the Triticum dicoccoides isolate Atlit2015 ecotype Zavitan unplaced genomic scaffold, WEW_v2.0 scaffold202942, whole genome shotgun sequence genome encodes:
- the LOC119345069 gene encoding cysteine-rich receptor-like protein kinase 41 — translated: MGDETLLERILNGDEEPKDLPLALLQSITNDFSDDRKIGQGGFGAVYKGELQNGIIVAVKRIEVNQITIDDVSFRREFNSLMNTNYQNVVRFLGFCSNTHHTSRKEAGEINLVSVRERLLCFEYIRNGCLDKHITYELRGLEWEPRYAIISGICKGLCYLHEEFFLFIWILNRQIYYLMIIWFQKLLILGCQDQMKCRILRVNVLEHQDISLQNTRKMAKLHSSVTYTVWVS